A window of the Xenopus laevis strain J_2021 chromosome 9_10L, Xenopus_laevis_v10.1, whole genome shotgun sequence genome harbors these coding sequences:
- the mapre1.L gene encoding microtubule associated protein RP/EB family member 1 L homeolog: MAVNVYSTSVTSDNLSRHDMLAWINESLQLNLTKIEQLCSGSVYCQFMDMLFPGAVVLKKVKFQAKLEHEYIHNFKLLQASFKKMGVDKIIPVDKLVKGKFQDNFEFVQWFKKFFDANYDGKDYDPVAARQGQETAPAPVLSAPVLNKPKKPLGSGNTDDSFAGGSEGKASRTDPTPGLKKMAKIAPQRTVPVQRTTVSNKPAQGISKKPATVGNGEDESAELIQQINVLKITVEDLEKERDFYFGKLRNIELICQENEGESDPVLQRIIEILYATDEGFVIPDEGAPPEDQEEY; the protein is encoded by the exons ATGGCTGTTAATGTTTATTCAACATCTGTGACCAGTGACAACCTGAGCCGCCATGATATGCTGGCATGGATCAACGAGTCGTTGCAGCTAAACTTGACTAAAATCGAACAATTGTGTTCAG GTAGTGTGTACTGTCAGTTCATGGACATGCTTTTCCCTGGAGCAGTTGTGctcaaaaaagtaaaatttcaAGCTAAACTGGAACATGAATACATACACAACTTTAAGCTCTTGCAAGCGAGCTTCAAAAAAATGGGCGTGGATAAg ATAATTCCTGTAGACAAACTGGTAAAAGGAAAGTTCCAGGACAATTTTGAATTTGTGCAATGGTTCAAAAAATTCTTTGATGCAAATTATGATGGAAAAGACTATGACCCCGTTGCAGCTCGCCAGGGACAGGAGACGGCCCCAGCTCCAGTGCTGTCTGCTCCAGTCCTGAACAAGCCTAAGAAACCTTTAGGCTCTGGAAACACAG ATGATAGTTTTGCTGGAGGATCTGAAGGAAAAGCTTCAAGAACAGACCCAACACCAGGTttaaagaaaatggcaaaaattg CTCCCCAAAGGACAGTGCCTGTTCAGAGAACTACAGTAAGTAACAAGCCAGCCCAAGGGATCAGCAAGAAGCCAGCAACTGTAGGGAATGGAGAAGATGAATCTGCAGAGCTCATTCAGCAG ATAAATGTACTGAAGATTACTGTTGAGGATCTTGAAAAGGAAAGAGACTTTTACTTCGGCAAACTGAGAAATATTGAGCTAATTTGTCAGGAGAATGAAGGTGAAAGTGACCCAGTTTTACAGAGGATTATAGAGATTCTATACGCAACAGAT GAGGGTTTTGTTATACCTGATGAAGGAGCACCCCCTGAAGACCAagaagaatattaa